The genomic region ATAGAGATTTAAAGATATTTAATAAAATAATTAAACAGCCCTACGGCATAGTACTAGTAACAGGTCCTACAGGCAGTGGTAAAAGTACAACTTTATATACTATATTGAAAGATTTAAATGATGAGGAGAAAAATATAGTCACTATTGAGGATCCTGTTGAATACAAGCTTGAAGGAATAAATCAAGTGCAGATAAATAATAAATCAGGATTAACCTTTGCAAATGGATTAAGGTCTATTTTAAGACAAGATCCAGATATAATAATGATTGGAGAAATAAGAGACTCAGAAACTGCTAAAATCGCAATTAGAGCTTCAATCACAGGTCACCTTGTTTTATCTACACTTCATACAAACGATACTGCATCTACTATAGTGAGACTAATTGATATGGGCATAGAACCATATTTATTATCTACTTCTGTTATAGGAATTATATCCCAAAGATTAGTTAAGAAATTATGTTCGAACTGTAAAACACCTTACGAGCCAAGTCTACATGAGAAAAAGATGTTAGGGCTGAACCTTGAAGATAAAGCAACTCTTCATAAACCAGTAGGTTGTAATAAATGTTTTAAAGGTTATAGAGGTAGAATTGCTATTCATGAGATTATGGACATAGATAAGGACATAAGAAAGCTAATAGATAATAGAGCTACTACAGATGAACTGAAAGAAGCTTCTATAAAGAATGGTATGATAACACTTTATGATAATGTAGTGAATTTAGCATTGAAAGGAATTACTTCAGTAGAGGAAGTTTTTAGAATTGGATATACATTAGATTAAGGAGGTTATTAAATTGGAATTTTTAGAAGTGATTAATAACGGAGTAAATAAAGGAGCCTCTGATATCCATATTACAGTAGGTATGCCAATAATATATAGGATAGATGGTAAGCTTGTAAAAATAGGTGAAGAAATTCTAAGACCTTCAGTTACTGAGGAAATAGTGAAGAAAATTTTAAATGATAGACAGATGAATAAATTACTTGACAAAGGTGAAATTGACACATCTTTTTCAAGTCCGGGAATAGGTAGATTTAGAATAAATATTTATAAGCAAAGAGGATGCTATGCATTGGCTATTAGAATTATACCTCTAACTATACCAGCCATGGAAGAGTTGGGCTTGCCTAGTGTTATTAAAGATTTATGTAAATTACCAAGGGGGCTTATATTGGTAACTGGACCTACAGGCAGCGGAAAATCTACTACTCTAGCTTCAATGATAGACTTAATTAATAACGAAAGGAATTGCCATATATTAACGTTAGAGGATCCGATAGAGTATCTGCATAAACACAATAAAAGTATAGTTAACCAAAGGGAAGTAGGAAATGATTCCTTAAGCTTTGCAAAATCACTAAGAGCTGCACTCAGGCAAGACCCAGATGTAATTTTAGTAGGAGAAATGAGAGATTTAGAGACTATAAGCATTACATTAACAGCGGCAGAAACTGGCCATCTTGTTTTATCTACTCTGCACACATTAGGAGCTGCAAAGACCATAGATAGAATAATAGATGTTTTTCCTCCCTATCAACAGCAGCAAATTAGAATTCAACTTTCTTCTACACTTCAGGCAATTGTATCTCAGCAGTTATTGCCCATAGCAGGTGGGAAAGGAAGAGTTGCTGCATTTGAAGTAATGATTGCTACTTTAGCAATTAGAAATTTAATTAGAGAGGGAAAATCTCATCAAATAGATACTGCAATCCAAACAGGAGCCCAATTTGGTATGCAGACAATGGATAGTTCCCTATTGTCGCTATATAATAAAGGATTTATTAATAGAGAAATGATATTAAGCCAATCTGTAAATCCTGATATTATTAGAAAATATGTAATATAGTCAGGTGGTGATTTTGTGCAGTTTATGTATAGGGCTGTAACAGATAGTGGGCAAGTTATAGAGGGAGTTTATGAAGCCAACAGTGAGTGGGAAGTATTAGCAATGCTTAGAAGCAATGAATATATACCTATATCAATTGAATATAAAGAAAAGGAAAATCCAATTTTTCCCTATTTTACCAAAAAGATTACTAAGAGAGACTTAGCAGTATTTTGTAGACAGTTTTATACTATGTTAAATGCGGGTGTCACCATTGTCAAATGCTTAAATATATTAGAAGCTCAGACAGAAAACAAAGTAATGAGAAAAGCAACAAGAACCACATTAGATGATGTTCAGAAAGGAATGACGTTATCTGAAGCAATGAGAAAACATGATACAGTATTTCCAAATCTACTAGTAAATATGGTAGAGGCAGGAGAAATAAGTGGTAACCTAGATATAATTATGGAACGTATGGCTATGCATTATGAAAAAGAAAACAAAATAGAAAATAAAATAAAAGGTGCAATGATTTACCCTATTGTTTTAGGGGTGGTGTCCATAGCAGTAGTAATTTTCCTATTAGTAGCTGTAATGCCAACCTTCATAAATATGTTTGAAAGCAGTGGAGTAGAATTACCTGCTCCAACAAGGATACTTCTTAATATTAGCAATTCTCTACAAAATCAGTGGTATATTTACTTAGCTTCTATATTAGTGTTAGTACTTGGCGTTGGGTATTTTGGAAGACAAGAATCAGGGAGATTATTTATTGATAGTCTAAAGCTTTGCATGCCAGTTATTAAAAACACAAATATAAAGGTGGCCACTTCAAGATTTACAAGAACACTTTCCACACTACTATCAAGCGGTATACCATTACTTCAAGCTTTAGATGTAGTATCCAAAATAGTGAATAATAAATTTTTAAGCTATAAGCTTGAAAATGCCAAAGAAGAAGTAAGAAAAGGTGTCCTACTATCTAGAGCAATTAAAGAAATTAGGACCTTTCCTCCCATGGTAGATTCAATGATTAAAATTGGAGAGGAATCAGGCTCATTAGACGAAGTGTTATGTAAAAGTGCAGACTTCTACGATGAAGAAGTAGAAACAGCAGTTCAACAAATGACAGAAATACTCCAACCAATACTTGTAATAATTATGGCATTAATAGTAGGTTTTATAGTTATAGCAATGGCACTCCCAATGTTTGATATGGTAAACGCAGTTCACATATAAGGAGTAAATTTGAAGGGGTGATGTATAGAGGCCAGATAAGCATTGATATACACAGAGAGTATAGTATTTTTCAAAATTGAGGGGGATACTTATGTCTAAATTTATTCAGAAGTATTTGAGGTATAAAGAAGGTTTTACTTTAGTGGAGTTAGTTGTTGTTATTGCTATATTGGGTATATTGGTGGCTATAGCAGTACCTAAATTGACTACATCAAGAGCAGTGGCGGCAGATACTGTACATCAGGCTAATATTAAAACTTTAACTAGTGCTGCAATTATGTTTATTGCCGATAAGGGGGTGCCAACTAAAGGAGATAGTATAGTTTGGAGCCCAGCAGGAGGAACAAAAGCTTCTAGTATTACTGATGCTGATTCAGTAGCTGCTAATGCATGGGCAAAATATCTCCAAGAATGGCCTAAAGCTCCAACAGGAACTTCATACTTAGATGTTAACGGAAAAGGATATAAAGTAATTATTTATGATACTGGGCAGATAGATGTGAATAATGATGGAGTTAATGATGTAACTCCGCCAGAGGAATGATAGGAACCTTGTTCTATTATAGAGTAAATTATACATTCATAAGCACTTATTTAATTTTACTAGTGTTTAAATTTATGACTTTGTTTCAAGACTGAGTAAAGGAGGGATTACATGTATATACAAGTATGCATATTTGGATGTATAATAGGTTCATTTCTAAATGTATGCATATATAGAATTCCTAGAGAAGAATCTATAGTTTATCCCTCTTCTCATTGTCCTGAGTGTAACACTCCTTTAAAGTGGTATGACCTTCTGCCAATATTTAGCTTTTTATTTCAGAAGGGCAAATGTAGATATTGTGGGATGACTATTTCTCCACAGTACCTTATTGTTGAATTATTAAGTGGTATTTTATATACTATAATATTTTATTTTTATGCAGCAACTGTTGATTTTGTTTTTTATAGCTTATTAATTAGCATTTTGATCACTATTAGTTATATAGATTACCACCATCAGATTATACCTGATTCCTTGGTAGGTACTATATTATTACTAAGTATTTTTTACAAAACTATACTGTTTGCAATACATAAAACACCATTTAACTTGCAAGATAGTATACTAGCCTTATTAATAGGCGGAGGATTATTTCTAATTATTGCTATAGCATCAAAAGGGGGGATAGGAGGAGGAGATATAAAGCTCATTAGTGTATTAGGCTTTATATTGGGAATAAAAAAAACAATCTTGACAATATTGTTATCATTCATAATAGGAGCAGCTTTTTCAATATTTTTATTGATATTAAAGAAAAAAGAGAGAAAAGATGTTATCCCCTTTGGACCTTTTATAAACATAGCATTTAGTATTGCTTTATTTTTTGGAGACAGTATTATCAACTGGTATGTTTTTAGTTTTTTAATTTAAAGAGAAATTTTCTTTGAAAAAGAATGCAGAAAAAGGATTAAATTTAAATGGGGCGATTTTTTCAATATTGCTACTAGGATTAATGTTTTATCTACATACTATCAATGTCTTTTTATTAAATAATGGAATGAAATAAGAGAAAAGCTGAAGGAGGAACTTAATTGATACTATCATTACTCAACAAAAACATACTATCAATTGACCTAGGCTCCTATGAGACAAAAATAATTGAAGCAAAAAAAAACAATGATTTCATACAAATAAATAAAGCCTTTTCACTGCTAACTCCTAAAGGCTCTTATGAAGATGGTAGGATAAAAAATGAGAAACTCTTAAGTGAAGCATTAAGACATGAGTTTAAGAAAAATAAAATATCTTCAAAAACTGCATATTTGACAATTAAAAGCACAGCTATTATTACTAGAGAAGTTTTCTTTCCATTAGTTGAACTAAAAGAAATACGTGGAATGCTGATGTATCAACTTCCTGAATATTTGCCTATGGATATTAGTAGATATGCAGTCCAGTACAAGATATTAGGAAAGTTTTTTGATGGTGAAAAAGAAAGGCTTAATATACTAGTAGTAGCTGTTCCTAAAGATATTGTAGAAAAACACTATTTTTTACTATCAAATCTAAACTTAAAACCAGTAGTATTAGACTATCAATCTAATTCAATTAGTAAGCTTATTTGGTTTACTGATACAATAAATAACCACATACTTGTTTCAGAAAAAACTATAGCTGCTATAGACTTAGGATACAGTAGCACAAATGTATCCATTATAAAGAGTGGTAAAATTCGGATAAGCAGGGCTATTGAAGTAGGTGGAGAGGATTTAGACCGAAATATTATGAACTTGTTTGATTTTACTAAAGAAGAATTATATGAAAAGAAATATAATATACGGGATGTTAATGAAATTAACACTGATTATTCAGATTACAATAGATTTATTAATGTTATAAAAAAAACTATTGAAAGTATAATTGAAAAGCTTGAGAAAATTATTAAGTATTATATTAGTAAAGAAGTGGAGAATGATATCAATATGATATTATTATATGGGGGCCTATCTCAGATAAATGGGGTAGACAAGCTTTTTTCCAATTATTTTAACATAGATACAGTGGTTTTCAATAACCTAGATAAAGTAAGCATCCAAACTGATCCTAATAAATACTTCAACTGCATAAGTACTCTATTAAGAGATGAAGAGGTGTAACAATGTGGAAGATTTAAACTTCTTTGATTCTTATAATAAAAAGAAGTCTATAAGACCAAATAAAAATCTCATATTATATGGATTAGCTATCCTTATTATTTTAGGTATGATTATTTTTTCAGTTTTTAACTTAGTTGTAATAAATAAGCTAAACATGGAAGTTATTATATTAAAACAGCAAGTAGAAACTAGAAAATCAAATAAAAAAATGAATGAGATTCTGGCAAAAGAAAAAAAAATTAAAGAGTTAAGAGAGAAATTTGAGCAATTGAGACAACTAGATGATTTTTTGGATTCACAAGACATTATCAATGAACATTTATTAGATTCTATAACTGCTAGAGTGCCTGAAAATATATTCTTGAATTCTATGATACTTAATGCGAATTTAATTACACTCGACGGGATTGCAAAGGATAAGAAGTCTATTTCAGATTTTGAGCATAAACTTGGAGAAATAAAATACTTCGAAGATATTTTTATACCAGCTATTTCCTATGAATATGGCTACTATACTTTTACTATTAACATAAAGCCTAAGGAGGTGGAGATAGTTGGAAGTCAAGATAGTGACTAAAGGTCTAATGAAAAAGAGAATAAATTTGAGTAAAAAAGAAAAAAATTTACTGATTCTTTTACTTCTTGTAATGCTACTTTGGCTATTCTATAGATTTGTATTCACTAGGCAGTCTATAAAGATATCAGAACTTGAACAGGAAAAAAACAATTATTATAATGAATTATTTAAGATAGATACTATTCTTGCAAGGGATAAAACTATAATTAAAGAGTGGTCAGAACTAAATGAAGATGTTAGATATATTCAAGATAAGTATTTTGCTGTTATAGATCAGCCAGAAATAATGCATATGTTAAACGACATAGTTGATAGCAATAGCTTAAAAATTCCTAGTATGTATTTTAAGGTACCGGATTATGAAATGTTAGGAGATATAGAAACTAAATGTCTTGGTATATCAATACCCTTTGAAGGAAGCTATGGTGAACTTGGAACATTTCTCTCTGATTTAACTTTTTCATCAAAGAGGTTTTTGGTAAATCAACTGACTATTTCTAAAGCTGATAATGGAAATTTGATTGGACAGATAAGTTTAAATGCTTATAGTTACGATGAAATAATAGACGGTAATATTGATTCAACTTATAATACTGAGGTTCAAAAAGTAATTAAAGAAGACCCCTTTATCCCATATGAGGGATATAGTGCAGAATCAGTAGAAGATGTTTATGGTGAAGATTATCAAATAGATGGAGAAATCAAAACTAGAATTACTTTGGAAGATTTTGAAGGTGACGATATATTTTTTATGTCAACAAGTCCTGATGTGACTGGTAAAGTTTCAAAATTTTCCAGTTCAAAACATGGTAAATACAGTTTACGTACTGAGTTTTTTATTTACACAGAAAATAAGGAGGAAAGGGCATATATAGTTTTTGATGATAAAGATATATTCTTAAAATATCCTCCTACATCTATAGGAGTATGGGCTCATTCTTACGGATATTCTCCTGTAACTTTAGGCTTCAGATTTCAGGATCAAGAAGGTAATAAAGTTGACCTAGAACTTTCAAAAGGTGTAAACTGGATAGGGTGGGAGTTTATAGAGACAATGCCACCTCAGGATATAAATTTATATCCACTGAAACTTCAAAGAATATATCTTGAACTAGGGAAAAATAAAGATGATTACGGAGTAATACTCTTTGATAATATAGAAATAGAATATCCTCTCAGAGATAATGAAGAGCAAAAACAAGAAAAGTCATTTTCATTCTATCTAGTTCAATATGGTGACACCTTAGAGTCAATTAGTGAGAAAGTTTACGGTACGAAACTAAAATATAAAGAAATAATGAAGGAAAATGGACTAAGTAATAATAGTTGCCTTGAAGCAGGAGAAATATTAGTTATACCAAATTAATCGCATTAAAAGGTGATGAATATGAATAAATTTTTAAAGCAATTAGGGACCTGGAGTTTAATTCTTTTCATATTATTTATTTTTTTTCCGACAACTTCATTCTCTTCGGTTACTGATGAAGGCTATAGTTATGGATATTCTGAAGGTTTGGTAGAAGGTATAAGGGAAGCGGAATATGATTTGGTGCGAGGACACAGTAAAAATTATTTGAGGACTATACCTAATAATGATGAAATAATTGAGGTGTTTAAATTAGATAGGGAGAGTACAATATATAAAAACGCTTTTATAGATGGATATAAAGATGGTTTTAGGAATGGTTACAATAAAACTTATAGAGATTCAGATGATAAAGATGAAAATGAAAAAACCTCATATGCAAAAAGACTTGGGTTTGTTATGGGAGAAGTATTTGGTTATAGAGATTACTACGAGGGGAAATCGAATATGGTGAGCAGGACTCTTCCCTCTAATTTTGATATAATCGAGATATATGATTTGAGAAAAGAAACAAGTGACCATAGAGCTGCTTTTATGAATGCTTTCAAAACTAAGTTTCAGGAAGGCTATGAGGAAGCATATAGAAAAGCAAAATTTGAACCATTTGAAAGAACTTTTAAACAAGGAAAAAGTGATGGTGGATATTTCGGCGGGTTATTAGGAGATTTACAAGGGAAAAGAGACTATTACTACGGAAGAACATGCAACTGGAAAAGAAACTTACCAACTAGGCCTATAATAGCTAGCAGCTTTTTATTAAATCTAAATTCCAATGAGTATGAAGATGCCTTTGTAGAAGCATTTATTTATGCCTATGAAGAGAACTATAATAATTCCTTTAT from Proteiniborus sp. DW1 harbors:
- a CDS encoding type IV pilus twitching motility protein PilT translates to MEFLEVINNGVNKGASDIHITVGMPIIYRIDGKLVKIGEEILRPSVTEEIVKKILNDRQMNKLLDKGEIDTSFSSPGIGRFRINIYKQRGCYALAIRIIPLTIPAMEELGLPSVIKDLCKLPRGLILVTGPTGSGKSTTLASMIDLINNERNCHILTLEDPIEYLHKHNKSIVNQREVGNDSLSFAKSLRAALRQDPDVILVGEMRDLETISITLTAAETGHLVLSTLHTLGAAKTIDRIIDVFPPYQQQQIRIQLSSTLQAIVSQQLLPIAGGKGRVAAFEVMIATLAIRNLIREGKSHQIDTAIQTGAQFGMQTMDSSLLSLYNKGFINREMILSQSVNPDIIRKYVI
- a CDS encoding type II secretion system F family protein; amino-acid sequence: MYRAVTDSGQVIEGVYEANSEWEVLAMLRSNEYIPISIEYKEKENPIFPYFTKKITKRDLAVFCRQFYTMLNAGVTIVKCLNILEAQTENKVMRKATRTTLDDVQKGMTLSEAMRKHDTVFPNLLVNMVEAGEISGNLDIIMERMAMHYEKENKIENKIKGAMIYPIVLGVVSIAVVIFLLVAVMPTFINMFESSGVELPAPTRILLNISNSLQNQWYIYLASILVLVLGVGYFGRQESGRLFIDSLKLCMPVIKNTNIKVATSRFTRTLSTLLSSGIPLLQALDVVSKIVNNKFLSYKLENAKEEVRKGVLLSRAIKEIRTFPPMVDSMIKIGEESGSLDEVLCKSADFYDEEVETAVQQMTEILQPILVIIMALIVGFIVIAMALPMFDMVNAVHI
- a CDS encoding prepilin-type N-terminal cleavage/methylation domain-containing protein: MSKFIQKYLRYKEGFTLVELVVVIAILGILVAIAVPKLTTSRAVAADTVHQANIKTLTSAAIMFIADKGVPTKGDSIVWSPAGGTKASSITDADSVAANAWAKYLQEWPKAPTGTSYLDVNGKGYKVIIYDTGQIDVNNDGVNDVTPPEE
- a CDS encoding A24 family peptidase, translated to MYIQVCIFGCIIGSFLNVCIYRIPREESIVYPSSHCPECNTPLKWYDLLPIFSFLFQKGKCRYCGMTISPQYLIVELLSGILYTIIFYFYAATVDFVFYSLLISILITISYIDYHHQIIPDSLVGTILLLSIFYKTILFAIHKTPFNLQDSILALLIGGGLFLIIAIASKGGIGGGDIKLISVLGFILGIKKTILTILLSFIIGAAFSIFLLILKKKERKDVIPFGPFINIAFSIALFFGDSIINWYVFSFLI
- the pilM gene encoding type IV pilus assembly protein PilM; amino-acid sequence: MILSLLNKNILSIDLGSYETKIIEAKKNNDFIQINKAFSLLTPKGSYEDGRIKNEKLLSEALRHEFKKNKISSKTAYLTIKSTAIITREVFFPLVELKEIRGMLMYQLPEYLPMDISRYAVQYKILGKFFDGEKERLNILVVAVPKDIVEKHYFLLSNLNLKPVVLDYQSNSISKLIWFTDTINNHILVSEKTIAAIDLGYSSTNVSIIKSGKIRISRAIEVGGEDLDRNIMNLFDFTKEELYEKKYNIRDVNEINTDYSDYNRFINVIKKTIESIIEKLEKIIKYYISKEVENDINMILLYGGLSQINGVDKLFSNYFNIDTVVFNNLDKVSIQTDPNKYFNCISTLLRDEEV
- a CDS encoding PilN domain-containing protein; the protein is MEDLNFFDSYNKKKSIRPNKNLILYGLAILIILGMIIFSVFNLVVINKLNMEVIILKQQVETRKSNKKMNEILAKEKKIKELREKFEQLRQLDDFLDSQDIINEHLLDSITARVPENIFLNSMILNANLITLDGIAKDKKSISDFEHKLGEIKYFEDIFIPAISYEYGYYTFTINIKPKEVEIVGSQDSD
- a CDS encoding LysM peptidoglycan-binding domain-containing protein — encoded protein: MKKRINLSKKEKNLLILLLLVMLLWLFYRFVFTRQSIKISELEQEKNNYYNELFKIDTILARDKTIIKEWSELNEDVRYIQDKYFAVIDQPEIMHMLNDIVDSNSLKIPSMYFKVPDYEMLGDIETKCLGISIPFEGSYGELGTFLSDLTFSSKRFLVNQLTISKADNGNLIGQISLNAYSYDEIIDGNIDSTYNTEVQKVIKEDPFIPYEGYSAESVEDVYGEDYQIDGEIKTRITLEDFEGDDIFFMSTSPDVTGKVSKFSSSKHGKYSLRTEFFIYTENKEERAYIVFDDKDIFLKYPPTSIGVWAHSYGYSPVTLGFRFQDQEGNKVDLELSKGVNWIGWEFIETMPPQDINLYPLKLQRIYLELGKNKDDYGVILFDNIEIEYPLRDNEEQKQEKSFSFYLVQYGDTLESISEKVYGTKLKYKEIMKENGLSNNSCLEAGEILVIPN